One Exiguobacterium sp. BMC-KP genomic window, AAATATGATGCAGTCGTTGCGACTTCACATAATTCACGTATCAATGAAAGAGAGCAGATCGAAGAATTTATTCGAATGAAAGTGGATGCAATCTTCGTTACCACACTTGACGATGTTTACATCGCTGAATCGTTGGAAAAAGCTGCTAAAGAAAACATCCCTGTTTTTGCTATCGATCGCTTGATTCATTCCGATGCAGTCGTCAGTTCGATTACTTCAAATAATCAATTGATCGGCGAACAACTCGCATCTTTCATCAAACATGAACGCATCAAACAAACAGGGCAGGCAACCGCCAACATCATTGAAGTCGCAGGTACGACAAACGTCAATACAACGAATGAACGGCACAGGGGATTCATGACGGGTCTTGAGCGGGAGCCGAATCTAAAAATCGTTGAATCAGTCAACGGGGATTACGATCCCGTCACTTCGGAACGGGTAATGACACAGGTCATTGAGTCAGGTATTTCGTTTGACGCTGTATATTGTCACAATGATGATATTGCACTCGGTGTTCTTGAAGCATTGAAAAAAGCAGGCATTAAAGGAAAAATAGTTGTCGGCATTGACGGGAATCGTGCTATATTAGAAGCTGTTGACATGAAATCGATGGATGCGACGGTCGTCCAGAGTGCTGATGAGATGATGAAAGTCGCCTTCAGTGCATTGAAGCTTCATACGAAAAACAAAAAGATTCCAACTCGTTTTTATACGTACTCCTATCTGTATGACGGTAGTAGACCCATAACCATGTTGAACTAATCGAGAGGCAGATGCCTCAGCAAATAAGGAAAGGACGGTGTCAATTCATGAATGGATTCAGCCATTATCAATTACACCCGTTCGTCATCGAAGCACTCGATGACGCCCGCATCACAAAACCGACCGATATCCAGTCACGGATTATCCCAGCTGCATTAAAGGGACGTGACATTATCGGTCAATCACAAACCGGAACAGGAAAAACGTTATCGTTTCTTCTTCCAATCGTTCAGAACGTTGATCCAAAGCTTCAAGAATTACAAGCGATTATTGTTGCGCCAACACGTGAACTCGCTTGGCAAATTCATGAGGAATTGAAATCATTACTCGTCAAGGAACCAGACTTCATCAAAACAAGTCTTATTACAGGTGGAATGGACCGCGAACGCCAAATTGGTCGTGTAAAAGTTTCACCACAAATCGTTATCGGGACACCGGGACGAATTTTAGATTTGTTTAAAGAACAAGCATTGAAGCCGCATTTCGTGAAGCACTACATCATCGATGAAGCGGATCAAATGCTCGATATGGGCTTCTTGCCGGAAGTTGACCGGATTGCTCAAGCTCTTCCTGAACAGCTTCAGATGATGGTCTTCTCAGCAACGATTCCTGAGAAATTGCAACCGTTTTTGAAAAAGTACATGAACAACCCGCGTTACGCTCATGTGGATCCAAAACAACAGACAGCGAAAAAAATCGTTCATCATACGATTCCAGTCAAGCACCGTGAACGTTCAGAACTAACATTGAAAGTCGCGAAAGCACTAAATCCGTATATCTGTCTAATCTTTACGAACACAAAAGCAGAAGCAATCGAAGTCGAAGCTTTGTTCTTAGAAGCAGGATTGAACGTTGGTTCTCTTCACGGAGATCTTCCGGCTCGTCGTCGTAAACAAGCAATCAAAGAAATTAATGATGCGAAGTATCAATATGTCATCGTGACGGACCTTGCTGCACGTGGAATTGATATTTCAGGTGTCTCACACGTCATCAACCACGGTATTCCGAAAGATTTAGACTTCTACGTCCACCGTGTCGGTCGGACAGGTCGTGTCGATCAGGATGGATTGGCATATACACTGTTTGAAGATCACGAGAACGGTATGATCAATCGTTTAGAAGACCGTGGCATTCAATTCACGAATGTTGACGTCAAAGGGACTCAAATAATGGAAGTTAAAGAACGTCGCCGTGCGAAACCGCATATGAAGACTGCTGTCTCGAAGACAGCGCATAGTCGTCTGTCTGGTGAAGCAGCAAAAGCGAAAAAACGCGTTAAACCAGGTTATAAGAAGAAACATCAATATAAGTTAAAAGAAACAGCAAAACGTGAACGCATCAAAGAACAACGTGGTGTCGGTCGCGCGCAACGTAAAGAAAACGCACGTAAATCAAAATAACATCGTCGATGACACCCGTGAAATGAAAAAACATTTTTCGGGTGTCTTGTCGTTTTCAAGATTTGGTACACTGATAAAAGAGAAAGGTGGAATAAGATATGAAAATAGGTTCACACGTCTCCGTTTCGGGGAAAAAAATGCTGTTAGGTGCAAGTGAGGAAGCAGCTTCTTATGGTGCAACGACAATGATGGTCTATACAGGAGCTCCTCAAAACACACGCCGTAAGCCGATGGAGGAGTTGCGGATTCCGGAAGCACTTCAACATATGAGTGCGAACGGAATTGAAGAAATCGTCGTACACGCGCCGTATATCATCAACTTAGGAAATACGACGAAACCAGAAACGTTCGAACTAGCGGTTTCGTTTTTAGCAGCTGAGATCAAACGAGCGGAAGCCTTAGAAAAAGCGCAGCATATCGTGTTACATCCAGGAGCTCACGTAGGTGCTGGAGAAGATGTTGGAATCAAACGCATCATTGAAGGACTCAATGAGGTATTGACTGGTGAAGAGAAGGTCAAGATTGCGCTTGAGACGATGGCTGGAAAAGGTTCTGAGATTGGAAAGACATTCGAGGAGCTTGCTCAAATTATCGAAGGTGTCACGCATCAAGATCGTCTATCTGTTTGTCTCGATACCTGTCACATTCATGATGCAGGATATGACATCGTGCATGACTTAGATGGTGTCCTCGAACAATTTGACCGGATCGTCGGACTTGATCGCCTTGGTGTCATTCACGTAAACGACTCGAAGAATGTCCGCGGCGCACGGAAGGACCGTCATGAAAACATCGGATTTGGTGAGATTGGATTTGATACATTACACCGTGTCGTACATCATCCTGCACTTGCCCATTTGCCAAAAATTTTAGAAACACCTTATATTGGTCTCGATCCAAAGAAAAAAGTCGCGCCATATAAAGAAGAAATCGATATGCTACGTTCTGGTGCGTTTGATGCGGATTGGCGTTTACCGATTCTAGGTGCACCGGCCGAATAAACTCATAAAGGGGTGTCTGTGATGTGTCATATCCTCGTCGTCGATGAGACAAGTTTCGCGATACGACAAGCTGTTGTCCACTATTATGAAACAAAGGAACCGTTTTACTTGCCGGGAGAACTGGCAGAGGGAGAAGAGGTGTTTCTTGCGACGAACGATGGAATCATTGCGTATGCAGAAGCCTTGTTTACGGAGTACACGACACGTCCAGAAGATCCGTTTTGGTTGACGGCTGCTGACGATTCAGAAGGATCATATGTGTGCCTTGACCTCATTAGTGTGGATTTACGTCATCCTTTACTCGGACGACCACTCAATCAACTTAATCTTAAATCAGGATCTGTAGAAGGGGTGTTTCGGACACGTCTGCTCGATTCGTGGCAGTATGGTTATTTTGAAACGGATGTTTTGACACTTGAACAAGCAAAACAACGTCGGAACGAGCGATTCAAGGAACGGAATCATCTAGAACAAGTGGCGGATCAATGCATTCATTGTGAAGAGACGCGACAGTCGTTACTCGAATGGCATTTGACACCAGAAGGATATCAGACCGTTTGTCCGACGTGTCATCGATGGTTGCATCAACAAATGCTACATGCGGTGGATACCGCTGCAGCGACGGAAGAAAATGAATAGAAGCTCTGCTTTTTCCTGATCTCGTTCAGGAAAAAGCAGAGCTTTTTTATTGAGACGTGCACATTGAAGTGATTCATTTGTTGAATTCCTATGTAACTGAGGAATCGATGGTGTTATAATCAGGAATGATAATTGTTATCAATGAATGGAAAGATAAATGGGGGAGCAGCTATGCTGGATTTAGCTACGGTTCCAATGAACCAACCTGTCGTAATGACCAATATGAATCAAATCGACGATCGATTGCGTCGGCGACTACTTGCGCTTGGTTTTTATGAAGGATGTCCAATCATCGTTCGACGAAAAGCCATATTTCAAGGTCCTATGACAATCGAACAGCAGGATCATCACCAAATGGTTGCTATCCGTCGGAGTGATGCGAAACGAATTGAGGTGTATATGCCATGACGACGCAACGCATTGCCTTGCTCGGAAATCCGAATACCGGAAAAACGTCTTTGTTCAATCGGCTGACGAATTCCTATGCACACGTCGGTAACTGGTCAGGTGTCACGGTGGATAAAAAAATCGGACAACTTCGAGGAAATCGTGGACAATTGATCGATCTACCTGGTGTGTATGATTTAGATCCATTGTCGGCAGATGAAGCAGTCGTTGCCCGATTTTTAATGGAGGATTCCTTTGACTCCATGATTAATATCATCGATGCTTCACAGCTCGAGCGTAATTTACAATTGACCGCGCAATTACTTGAAATCGGGAAGCCGCTGCAAATTGGTCTAAATATGATGGATGTAGCGGATCATCGCGGAATGAAAGTTGATCCAGTGCGGTTAGCAAACGTCTTACAAGTCGATGTTTTTCCGATCGTTGCTCGAACAGGTGACGGATGTGATGTATTATTGTCTTCCTTACAACAAAAACCACAGCCATTCCTTCATATCGACTATGGTTCTGACACCGAACAGGCGATTGAGGATATCCTCGAAATCGTCGACATGCCAGAAATTGAACGATGGATGGCTGTTCAATATTTAGCGGGAAATCGAGTTTTTGTAGACGTGCTCGAACAACGGACACCACAGATTGCGGTGATTCGTAAACAGTTAGAACAACAATTAGGTCGGTTCGTTCATGCCCACATCACAGAATGTCGCCGGCACTGGGCGGTGGCGACGAGAGCTGCTGTTGTCACAGAAGAACAGTCGGCAAAAACGAACTGGACAGAGCGGATTGACGCTATCGTCACACATCCAGTCTTAGGATTACCGATCTTCTTTGCAATTCTCTATCTCTTGTTTCATGTGACATTTAACTGGATTGGGTCTCCGATGTCGGACTTATTAGATGGATTCATCGCTGGACCATTGTCAAAAGGTCTTGTCAGTCTGTTGAGTACGCTTGGTGCATCACAGTTCATTCAAGATTTGCTTGTTGAAGGCGTAGTTGCTGGAGTCGGCGGTGTTCTTGTGTTCGTCCCACAAATCTTCGTCCTTTTCTTCTTCATTTCGTTTTTAGAGGACTCTGGTTATATGGCACGTGTCGCAATCGTCATGGACCGATTCATGCAAATGGTCGGCTTGAATGGGAAAAGTTTTATTCCAATGATCATTGGGTTCGGTTGTAATGTACCAGGAATCATGGCAGCACGTTCAGTAGAAGAAGAGCGAGAGCGCTTAGTGACGATCTTCATCTCACCGTTTATGTCTTGTTCCGCTCGCTTACCCATTTACGCTGTCTTTGCGGGTAGCTTCTTTGCTACGAATCAGGCACTGGTTGTCTTGTCGCTCTATATCCTTGGGATTGTATTGGCACTGATTGCAGCAAAGGTTTTTTCGAAAGTCTTAGCAGCAGAAGATGCAACAAGCTTGTTCTTAGTGGAACAACCTCCTTACCGGATTCCACAAGGCTTAACCTTATGGCGGAGTACATGGCAAAAGGGAAAAGGGTTTGTTCGAAAAGCAGGAACGTTCATCTTTGGTGGTTCGGTCGTCATTTGGTTACTTGCTTATACAGGACCAGGTGGATTAGACGTCAATATGAATGATAGTTTCCTAGCGATGATTGGTGGTGTGATTGCGACCGTTCTTGTACCGCTTGGGTTTGGAACATGGCAGGCGGGTGCTGCCCTCATTACCGGGTTTCTCGCGAAGGAAGTCGTCGTCTCAACCATGGCCATCATATACGCTGTCAATGAATCGGAGCTTGGTCGGCATATCGCGCAACAGTTCACACCACTCAGTGCGTATAGTTTCATGGTTTTCGTCTTACTCTATGTACCGTGCTTAGCGACTGTCGCTGTCATCCGACGCGAAGTCGGGAGCGCGAAATGGACGTGGATTGCTAGCTTATATGGCTTATTCGTTGCCTATGGGGTAGCGTTCATCATTTATCAAACAGGGCATTGGTTGGGATTCGCTTAAGGGGGGAGAACAGATGCATTTCATTGATATACTTATCGGACTGATCGTATTCGGATATGCTGGATTTTCACTTATTCGCTTTACGAAAAAAGCGAAAAAAGGGAAATGTGCGACGTGTGAAGTAGAGCCGACATGCGAGACAGCATGCGATGAGGTCAACTGGGATCGTGTGATCGCAGAAGCCTTAAAAAAATAATCAAAAACCGTTCTCTTTCTGCATGAAGCAGTCAGAGAACGGTTTTCCTTTGGATTAGAAAAAACGTTCCACGAGAAATAGATAAATTTTCATCCCGAGAAATACACCAAAAATCCCGACGATGGCTGGGAAAACAGGTGGGGCAGGAATCGGTAATTTCAGTGCGGTGAAAACGACGCCGCAGATAACGCCTGCTAGAAGAGATAATAAGATTTGCTGAAGCATACATGCCGTCCTTTCTGCTGTAAATCAGCATTTGAAGTAAAATACATATTAAAACATGACAAAAGTCATTTGGCATTTTGATCCAGAATGATTTTATCATCCTTCTTTTCGATTGTGATCCATTTTTGCGTCAATGGTGCTGCAAAACTTGGCTTCTGTTTTAGTTTGCTACTTGTATAGTCTTGAATCAGCAACTGTGATTCACAGCTCTGTTTTCCATCCTTCACGTAATGATAGGATCCGTCCGCTGCTTGTTCACGCGACTTGACGTTATCAGCAAGGGCGATTGCGAGACAATCTTTTAGATACTCTTTATGTTCTTCATCCATGATTGGGAACAAAATTTCAATCCGTTTTCGCATATTGCGTGTCATCCAGTCAGCGCTCGACCCATACATCAAATCCTGTCCGTTATGGTGGAAGTAAAAGATGCGCGAGTGCTCCAAATAACGATCGACGATTGAGATGACGCGAATGTTTTCTGAAACATCTGGAATACCAGGACGGAGACAACAGACACCACGAACGATAAGCTCAATTTTTACGCCAGCACGAGATGCCTTGTAAAGACGTAAAATGATGTCCTTCTCCGTTAAGCTATTCATTTTCGCAACGATGCGACCGTTTCCGTGTTTTTTATGATGATGAATCTCTTCATCAATCAAGGATAAAAATTTCTCAAGCATCGCATTTGGAGAAGTTTGAATGACATTCCATTCCGGTTGTTCTCCGTATCCAGATAACCAATTAAAAAAATTCGTCGCATCTTCGGCAATCTCTTCCCGAGCAGTTAATAATCCAACATCTGTATACAACTTAGCAGTTGAATCATTATAGTTACCGGTACCAAGGTGGACGAAGCGCTGAATCTTATCTTCGTGCAATCGGACGACGAGCGTAATCTTTGAGTGTGTCTTTAAATCACTGTATCCGTAAATGACATGGGCACCGACCTTTTCCAATTGTTTCGCCCATTCGATGTTTTTCGCCTCATCAAATCGTGCCTTAAGTTCAACGAGAACAGTAACTTGTTTGCCGTTTTCTGCTGCTGTTTTCAAGGCTTTAATAATCGGTGAGTCACCGGAAACACGGTACAATGTTTGTTTGATGGCAAGGACATTCGGGTCATTCGCTGCTTGGACGATAAACCGGACGATTGGATCAAACGTATGGTAAGGGTGATGAAGCAGATAGTCACGTTCTAGTAATTGATTGAACAGATTTTTTGAACTATCAAGTGCTGGTGGATCGACTGGCATGATGGTCTGATAAATCAAATGATCATATTCAATTCCGATTTGACTGTAGAAGGCAAAGGAGAACGTCAAATCGATTGGACCATCAACAGCAAAAATGTCGCGCTCCTGTAGATCAAGCACATCCCGTAACATATTTAGCAATTCGGTATTGATGGCCGCTTTTTGGACTTCGAGGCGAATCCCAACGCCCCAACGTCGTTTTTTTAATTCCTTTTCAATCAACTTCAATAAATCGTGCGTTCCTTCCTCGTGAAACGGAAGGTCGGCATTACGGGTGATCCGAAACGGCATGGCAGATAAGACACGATAACCTTTAAATAAACTGTCGATGAACGCGATAATGACGTCTTCAAGCAGGATGACAGCAGTTGTCTCTTCATCTTCAACCGGCAGATCAACGAACCGTGGCAACACACCCGGAACTTGTACAAGTGCTAAATTTCGTCTCGTCCCATCTTCTGCTTCAAGAACCGTTGCGATGTTGAGTGACTTTGAAGAAAGCATCGGGAACGGGCGATAGGCATCGACAGCAACAGGTGTGAGAACAGGAAAGACCTGTTCTCGGAAAAAAGATTTCACATACGTTGTCTGTTCCGAAGTGAGAGCGTCATATTTCAAGAATGTAATGCCCTCGTCTGCTAACGTCTGATTGATCGCCTGGAACGCTTCGTATTGTCGATCGACGAGTTCTTTCGTTTTCGTAGCAATTGCTCGTAATTGTTGTTTTGGTGTCATCTGTTGTTTGTTTTCTGGTTTATTGAATCCGGCAAGTACTTCGTCCTTCAAGCCTCCTACGCGAACCATATAGAATTCGTCTAAATTAGAGCTGAAGATTCCGAGAAACTTAAAGCGCTCCATCAACGGATTTCGGGTATCAAAGGCTTCGTCTAGTACACGTTTATTAAATTGAAGCCAGCTGAGCTCACGATTATTGAAATGCTCTGGTATGTCGAGTTTCATGAAGGAAGATCTCCTTTCGTTTCGAAAGTAATCGTCTGATCAATGATTCGCTCTAGGTGCTTCTTTTGTTTTTCAGCTTTTTCGACTTCGAATCCATAATCATGATCACCTGTATCGAGGACGAATCGGAGATGATCCTTCTCAACGAAAAGTTCCAGGTGATCGACGGCTTTTCGCTCCGTCACATCAAGCGCATGACTTAATTTGAGTAAAGAGCCCAGTAAGTCGAAGCGGTCCAGTGTCTTTTCGGTAAACCAGTCCTTAAATGGCTTCGCTAGTTGTTGCATACGTTTTGCTGAAGAATAAGAGCTGACGAGCGACAAGGCAACGCGGTCTTTATGCGTCATGCCGTTTAATTCGGTATTCGTCAAAAGGTAGAACGTCTGGTCCGATCGCGTATCTGGATTAATGTATTGCCCACAATAAAACAAGCGGCTTGCTGAATCGAGTAATCGTAGATCGGACGCACGTTCTGAAATCAGATCTAACGTAACAAGTTGTCGATACATTGACTTTGCAAGCGTACCAATATATGTTGCGCGATCTCGATTGACCTTATAATCGCTCTCAAGTTGATATAGACTCTGTTCACGTACATTCTCGATTCGACGATAGGCTTCATCCTGAACATCGAATTCATAGAGGAGACCTTCGCGAAGACCAAGATTGCTCATGACGAATTCTTCAGCCTCGATATGATGGGATAACTCTTGGATCGCAATGAGTGCAGGAAGAAAAATATCAATTCGATCCTTCGATAGCCCTTCAATTTTCGATAGCTGTTTTGCCGATTTTCCTTCAAGGTCGTCGACCATCTTCGCCAGTTCCTTTGCTTTGATTTGATATTGGTGAACGCTGCGAAGTGGATAGTCCTGATTCGACTGATGAATCCGGACGAAGTTTCGGGCAGAACCACCGACACCGACTAATGGTAGTTTTTTATCACTCAGCCAAGGAATCGATTCGAATTGTTCACGTAAAAATTTCACCAACTTTTTCTTATCACTACCGCTTAGTGTCTCATCCGAAACAAATTGCCGTGTTAAGGTGACAGCGCCAAACGGAAAGCTGTGATAGGCAACCATTTCGCGATTCTCGATTAAGGTGACTTCCATGGAACCACCACCGATATCAACAGAAAAACCATCCGTCAAGAAGGTCGAGTTAATAATGGCAAAGTAGCCATAGTATGCTTCTTGTTCATCTGTTAAAACTTGAATAGAGAAGGGTGTATTGTCCGTAACAGCAGCAACGATTGTTTCACGATTCGTCGCATTACGGATTGCTGCTGTTGCGACACAGATCGTTTCTTCAACTTCATGTGTGACACCGACCTCGTAAAATCGTTTTAACGTTTCTTCGAGTAACCTGATGCCTTCATCGTCGAGTGCTCCATCTTCATTGATATGAGCGGATAATCGAGCGACGACTTTAATATTAATCTTCTCGATGTAACGACCAGAAGCGATCGGATGGAAGATGACATAACGAATCGAGTTGGAACCGATATCGATGACTGCAAGTTCTTGTTTCAAATGACTCCGACTCCTCTCTGCGATGCGTGCATTAAAAGAATTCCCTCTCTGAACAAGCTAAAAACAGCTAGCTTCTTTCTTTATTGTACCTTGATTTTTTTCATAGGAGGATAGGAAGTTGTCAGAGTTGCACCGATAATTAGCGAACGCTATAATAAGACAGTTGATTAAGACGTAATTATTCCGTTTTACGAAAACGGAAGGAGTGAAAATAAATGGAAACACCAATCATCGAGATCGATCAAGTCAGTTATGACTATCCGGATCGTCGAGTTTTGAATCAAGTCTCGTTTCAGGTCCAGCAAGGGCAATTTTTGGCCATCGTAGGGGAAAATGGATCAGGGAAATCGACGCTGATTAAATGTATCTTAGGCTTATTGCAACCGAAAGGAACGATTCGTTTATTCGGACAATCCCAATCGCAATTTAATGAATGGTGGCGAATTAGCTATGTCTCACAAAAAGCGGCATCGTTCAACTCGGGTTTTCCAGTAACTGTCGCAGAAGTCGTCGAAATGGGACTTTACGCAAAAAAAGGACTCTTTCGCCGCTTGTCTCGTGATGATCGAGACAAAGTACGGACTGCCCTGGAAACGGTCGGGATGTGGGAACGTCGGGATTCGAAAGTCGGCGATCTATCTGGTGGACAACAGCAACGGGTCTTCATCGCGCGAGCACTCGTCAATGACCCCGATTTAATGATCTTAGATGAACCAACTGTTGGTGTCGATCAACGATACGTAAAAGAATTCTATGAAATTCTAGAAGAACTCCGTCGGGATAAACGTCGGACATTCGTTCTTGTTACGCACGATATCCACTTCGTCAGTAAACTCGTTACGGATGTGATCCATTTAGTTGATGGACGCTTAGGTTGTAACTGTGGGATTAAAGAATACTGGGAACTGGATGAACAGACGATTCGATCACTCTATCCGGTTCCGGGACGCGTTCTCGTTCATGAAGGGAAGAGTGTCCAATGATTGAAGCATTCATGACCTTAAAGTTTTTACAATATGCCTTAGTGGCTGCTATTCTGATCGGATTTACGGCACCATTGATCGGGTCATTCGTCGTCGTCCGACGAATGAGCTTGATCGCAGACGCGTTGTCGCACGTCACGTTAGCAGGGATTGCGCTCAGTCTATTGATCTCTGGAATGGTCGCGCAACTAGCAGATTTAAATCCACTGTATCTAGGGATCGTCACGTCTGTCATCGCGGCATTGACGATCGATTGGTTACGTGCGAAATATAAGCACTTTCAAGAACTTGCGATTCCAATCATCATGGCAACAGGGATGGGGCTTGGTGCGACGTTCATCAGTCTCGCGAATGGATTTTCAATGGACCTTGTCTCATTCTTATTCGGTACGGTCTCGGCTGTTGCTCTGACGGATGTCTACACAATCCTAGCTGTGACAATCGTAGTCGTTATCTTCGTCTTCGCCTTTTATAAGGAGTTGTTGTTTCTATCATTTGACGAGGAGCAGGCACGAGTCTCCGGGATCCGTCTCCGATTGGTGCATATTCTCTTCATGATCGTCGTTGCACTTGTCATTGCGATTAGTATGCGGATTGTTGGGATTTTACTTGTTTCGAGCTTAATTACGTTGCCAGTTGCAGCAGCACTTCGAATCGCCAAAAGTTTTAAGACGACAATCTTTTTGGCTATCGTCTTCGGTGAAGTTGCGACCGTACTTGGACTCATTCTGGCCTATCAGTTTGATTTAGCACCAGGTGGAATGATCGTCTTGCTGGCAGTATTTGAACTGATTATCGTCATGCTTTTGGAACGTTTTTGGATAGGAGGGAAAACACATGAAGACGAACATCGAACAAGCGCGTGAGCGAATGAAGGCTTCCGGGTTTAAAATGACACCGAAGCGTCTCGATTTGTTATCGTATCTGTTTGAAGTGAATCGTTATGTCAGTGCTCGGGAAGTGGCGGAAGCGCTCCGGACATCTCATCCTTCATTAAGTTATGATACGATTTATCGAAACTTGAATGATTTTTCGGGGATCGATCTATTAGAAGTAACGGAATTAGATGGAGAAATGAAATACCGAGCAGCCTGTGCTTCAGGACACCATCATCACCACTTGATTTGTCGAATCTGTGGTAAAACGGAGACATTGAATGTTTGTCCAATGGAGTGGATTTCTCCAGTCCAAGAGACTGGTTTTGAAGTTGAAGATCATAAATTTGAAATCTATGGACGCTGTGCGAATTGTCAACGTATGACGTCTTAACTAGAAGAGAATGTCCACTCGGGCGTTCTCTTTTTTCGTTTTGTAAGACTAGTCCTGTTCAAAACGGGAATAGTCGAACAGAGGTGATGAGAAGATGATTTATGATGCGCAGGAAGCCCGACAAATCGATGAGTGGGCGCGGACATCTGGACTGCCACTTGAAGTGTTGATGGAACGAGCGGGAACTCAAATCGCAACACGTATCAAGGACCGTCATACGAAGACAGATCGAATCTTGATTTTAAGTGGAACAGGCAATAACGGTGGGGACGGTTATGTAATCGGTCGCGAACTTTTACGCGACGGTTTTGATGTCACGCTATTCGCACCATTTGGAGAGAGTCGTTCTGATACTTCAACTATCCATGTCCGTTATGCAGAAGCATTCGGACTCGTAACGGAACAGCCATGCGGTCAGTACGACGTTATTTTAGATGCGTTGTATGGAACTGGATTTGATCCAGAGCGCATGAATCAAGTTTTTATAACGCAATGTGAATACGTATCGGAACAAAAACGGCAAGGGGCATACGTTTATGCGGTAGACGTTCCGAGCGGTGTTCCGACCGATCATGCGAAGGAATTCAAGGACATCGCGATTCAGTCCGATGTGACGTTTCAACTGCATGCAGCGAAACGATCTGCTTTTTTATTACGGACCGCTCCCTTTTATGGAAAGTTAGAAACGATTGACATCGGATTACCGACGTTTGGCGAGTGGCATTTATCCACAGCGGATTTGACGGCATTGTTCAAGAGGGAACGGTACGGTCATAAAGGGACGTATGGGACGGCATTATTGATTGGTGGAAGCGATACGATGCCAGGATCGATTCAACTCTCGACAAGGGCAGCCTTACGAACGGGTGTCGGAAAA contains:
- a CDS encoding Fur family transcriptional regulator, whose amino-acid sequence is MKTNIEQARERMKASGFKMTPKRLDLLSYLFEVNRYVSAREVAEALRTSHPSLSYDTIYRNLNDFSGIDLLEVTELDGEMKYRAACASGHHHHHLICRICGKTETLNVCPMEWISPVQETGFEVEDHKFEIYGRCANCQRMTS
- a CDS encoding metal ABC transporter permease; this translates as MIEAFMTLKFLQYALVAAILIGFTAPLIGSFVVVRRMSLIADALSHVTLAGIALSLLISGMVAQLADLNPLYLGIVTSVIAALTIDWLRAKYKHFQELAIPIIMATGMGLGATFISLANGFSMDLVSFLFGTVSAVALTDVYTILAVTIVVVIFVFAFYKELLFLSFDEEQARVSGIRLRLVHILFMIVVALVIAISMRIVGILLVSSLITLPVAAALRIAKSFKTTIFLAIVFGEVATVLGLILAYQFDLAPGGMIVLLAVFELIIVMLLERFWIGGKTHEDEHRTSA
- a CDS encoding Ppx/GppA family phosphatase; its protein translation is MKQELAVIDIGSNSIRYVIFHPIASGRYIEKINIKVVARLSAHINEDGALDDEGIRLLEETLKRFYEVGVTHEVEETICVATAAIRNATNRETIVAAVTDNTPFSIQVLTDEQEAYYGYFAIINSTFLTDGFSVDIGGGSMEVTLIENREMVAYHSFPFGAVTLTRQFVSDETLSGSDKKKLVKFLREQFESIPWLSDKKLPLVGVGGSARNFVRIHQSNQDYPLRSVHQYQIKAKELAKMVDDLEGKSAKQLSKIEGLSKDRIDIFLPALIAIQELSHHIEAEEFVMSNLGLREGLLYEFDVQDEAYRRIENVREQSLYQLESDYKVNRDRATYIGTLAKSMYRQLVTLDLISERASDLRLLDSASRLFYCGQYINPDTRSDQTFYLLTNTELNGMTHKDRVALSLVSSYSSAKRMQQLAKPFKDWFTEKTLDRFDLLGSLLKLSHALDVTERKAVDHLELFVEKDHLRFVLDTGDHDYGFEVEKAEKQKKHLERIIDQTITFETKGDLPS
- a CDS encoding metal ABC transporter ATP-binding protein, yielding METPIIEIDQVSYDYPDRRVLNQVSFQVQQGQFLAIVGENGSGKSTLIKCILGLLQPKGTIRLFGQSQSQFNEWWRISYVSQKAASFNSGFPVTVAEVVEMGLYAKKGLFRRLSRDDRDKVRTALETVGMWERRDSKVGDLSGGQQQRVFIARALVNDPDLMILDEPTVGVDQRYVKEFYEILEELRRDKRRTFVLVTHDIHFVSKLVTDVIHLVDGRLGCNCGIKEYWELDEQTIRSLYPVPGRVLVHEGKSVQ
- a CDS encoding RNA degradosome polyphosphate kinase, with the protein product MKLDIPEHFNNRELSWLQFNKRVLDEAFDTRNPLMERFKFLGIFSSNLDEFYMVRVGGLKDEVLAGFNKPENKQQMTPKQQLRAIATKTKELVDRQYEAFQAINQTLADEGITFLKYDALTSEQTTYVKSFFREQVFPVLTPVAVDAYRPFPMLSSKSLNIATVLEAEDGTRRNLALVQVPGVLPRFVDLPVEDEETTAVILLEDVIIAFIDSLFKGYRVLSAMPFRITRNADLPFHEEGTHDLLKLIEKELKKRRWGVGIRLEVQKAAINTELLNMLRDVLDLQERDIFAVDGPIDLTFSFAFYSQIGIEYDHLIYQTIMPVDPPALDSSKNLFNQLLERDYLLHHPYHTFDPIVRFIVQAANDPNVLAIKQTLYRVSGDSPIIKALKTAAENGKQVTVLVELKARFDEAKNIEWAKQLEKVGAHVIYGYSDLKTHSKITLVVRLHEDKIQRFVHLGTGNYNDSTAKLYTDVGLLTAREEIAEDATNFFNWLSGYGEQPEWNVIQTSPNAMLEKFLSLIDEEIHHHKKHGNGRIVAKMNSLTEKDIILRLYKASRAGVKIELIVRGVCCLRPGIPDVSENIRVISIVDRYLEHSRIFYFHHNGQDLMYGSSADWMTRNMRKRIEILFPIMDEEHKEYLKDCLAIALADNVKSREQAADGSYHYVKDGKQSCESQLLIQDYTSSKLKQKPSFAAPLTQKWITIEKKDDKIILDQNAK